The following DNA comes from Schistocerca piceifrons isolate TAMUIC-IGC-003096 chromosome 3, iqSchPice1.1, whole genome shotgun sequence.
AGTGCAAATACAGACAGAAATAAGTGTCCTGTTATCTTACATGACGATTGTTTCATTAATGAAATGTGTTTCCTggtgtaagaaagcttactagtGACAGTTACTACTTGCTGTGACATCCACacccggtcgttgtggccgagaggttctaggcgcttcagtctggaaccgcgctggtgctacggtcgcagattcgaatcctgcctcaggcatggatgtgtgcgatgtccttaggttagttagatttaagtagttctaagtctaggggactgatgaccttagatgttaagtccatagtgctcagagccatttttgtgtcatCCGCCTGTATCATGGCTCAACCTACACTAACTTTTATCCAGTTGTTAGTAAAGGTACATCGTATTTATAGTGGATCTCGAACCAACGTGCTACCCTACGTTGTTCACCTGACGTTACCAGCGGTGAAGAGCGTCTGTGTTTGTTAAAAATGGTTACCTGAGGTATGAAACAACACCAGATCTTAAAGACGTAGCGTGGGATTTAGATGGAGTGGGTTCAGGCTGAAGATAATGCAAACGtggggttcaatatttttactaACTCTTTCTTCATATGCAAAAGACCAATGTAAGAAGATGAAACCACTAAACTAAAGATTCTTTGTGACCTGAATAAACTTGAAGAGAGCCTGAATAACACAAACACCTTCTTAAAATAACTACAGTAGTTAATACAAACAATCGAATCTGTCCTCACAGGCGACCCAAATACTACGTAACACTTTATATAACGCCGCATGCGGCCTTTGGAATTCAATAATTATGATGACAGTCACTCATTATATCAGTAAATATTCACTTATTTGTAacacaaaactgaataaatcgctaCTAACAACTACGGATCACTAAGATCACCAATGTACTGTTCAACTATTCATGCTTAGGTCTAAGTGTTCAGTACGCCAGCTACATATACTTGCGAGAAGTTCGGTGTATGGGCTCAGAAAATTAAGGAAACTTAAGTTACAACCAAATAccttactggccttcaaagtaatcacaatCAGCGGTAAGATACTTCTGACATCTATTTTAAAGCTGTTGCAAACTATCATGGAAAGCTTCTCGTGTGATGGCTCAAAGCACTGTGATCAGGTTTTGCTTCATATCCGTATCACTGCAGGAGATGACACATGTTGTTAACAATACGATCTGGAGACCAAACGACAGTCAGGGGAATGGTGTTCATCACCTTCCCCGCCTTTTTAGAGTGAGTATTCGTTATGTATCAACCCCTTGACCTCTAAAAAGGTGATCAATATTGTTTCATTCTTGTATTTTGCCAACCGAcatattttgggaggcgagtaacgcGATCAACACCACGCCACTGTCTGTCGCTTGGTCTCAGGATCGTGCTGGTAacgccaggtcccatctcctgtaaTGATGTACATGACCTACAACGCGCACCACGGTACTTCGAGTGATTCCACAACAAACGTTTACCGACAGTTTCCGATAGCTTCacaaccgatgtcagaagtgtgcTGTAGGTGCTGGTGATTACTTTATAGGACAGTAAAGGTATCTTTTTTGTAACTCTTGTGTTTTTATCTTCCGAAACCATGCAAAGAACTTTTCAGACTCAACTTGTACAAAGAATTCAttcatatacagggtattacaaaaaggtacgaccaaactttcaggaaacattcctcacacacaaataaagaaaagatgttatgtggagatgtgtccggaaacgtttaatttccatgttagagctcattttcgtttcgtccacctacgctcaatggagcacgttatcatgattttatacgggatactctaactgtgctgctagaacatgtgcctttacaagtacgacacaacatatggttcatgcgcgatggagctcctgcacatttcagtcgaagtgttcatacgcttctcaacaacagattcggtgaccgatggattggtagaggcggaccaattccatggcctccacgctctcctgacctcaaccctcttgactttcatttatgggggcatttgaaagctcttgtctacgcaaccctggtaccaaatgtagagactcttcgtgctcgtattgtggacggctgtgatacaatacgccattctccagggctgcatcagcgcatcagggattccatggacGGAGGGTtaatgcatgcatcctcgctaacggaggacattttgaacatttcctgtaacaaagtgtttgaagtcacgctggtacgttcatgattaatgtgatttgaagagaagtaataaaatgagctctaacttggaagtaagcgtttccggacacctgtccacataacatattttctttctttgtgtgtgaggaatgtttcctgaaagtttggccgtacctttttgtaacacactgtataacaTAGTAACTCACGATTCACATAAATGAATCACACGTTCGATAACAAGGTCCGTACTGAAACAACATTAAAACAGCACTGTGCGGAACTGATCCACATTTGTAACAAGATTTGAAGTTACATTTAATTTTTGCGCAATCATGTGCACTGTGCTTACTGCTACAACCCGGCTTGCGTTAAGGTACAATATTTACTTTAGCAGGCCCCGCATGAAATCACAATATTCGCTTAGAAGAGTCCCACGTGCAATATCCACATCAAGATAACACTCACTGTGTTCACACCATTTACGCAACTCTGTTGATTTTATCATCAAACTGGGGGCTCTCATCTTAAGTAGTTCGGATCTTCTAGcgagttttgatgtagtttcccttttcacaaaagtACCTCTTGCGAATTCCTTGAcgctaattggtcaacagtttgaatcggacatcactgctttgtttcggcaTGCTCTTTCCTCAAGCTGttttatgtttaaccaggaatattttgaacaatctgacggtgtcaccatgggcagccctctgtcCCCTCTGGttgctaacttttttatggaggattttgaggaaagagcacttgaatcagcggtttTTAAGCAaactgttttttggagatacgtcgatgatactttcatagtgtgtccccacggagaagaaaagttaacGGAGTTTTTTCATTATCTTAAatccatccatgagaatattcgatttgCTATGCAACTAGAGAAAGACGGTTgtcttccattcctggatgttttggttaaacggaagagtgacggctcGGTGGGACATTccgtttatcgtaagcccactcacactgatttgtacttgcattcttcaagttgccatcacccatccccaaccatgagtgtgcttaaaatCCTTGAGCACAGGACACGTacggtgtcggatgcagagaatttgcctaaggaacatGCACATTTAAAGGCGGTGTTCACAGACAATGGATACTCGACCTGGCAAAATTAACAGGGCTTTCTCAACTAAAGCCAGGAACCgagaagtgaataaagaggagaacgcgccaaCCAAGTCCCTGgattttcttcccttcgttggaaatatctccttcaaaatagcgaggattcttaataattttcatatgGAAGTGGTTTTTCGTCCTCCTTCTAAGATTTCAGATTTGCTGGGATCGATGAAGGATGATTTATCACTGGAAGGCGGTAATGTataaaataccgtgtcaatgtggtatggcctatataggacagacaacgcgtacagtggaagagcgctGTAccgaacatcaacgttgcactcaccTACTTCAACCCAGtgagtctgcagttgcggaacattgtatttccaacagACATTCAATGGACTATGACAAAACttcggccggtcggtgtggctgagcggatctaggcgcttcagtctggaaccgtgcgaccgctacggtcgctggttcgaatcctgtcccgggcatggatgtgtgtgatgtccttaggttagttaggtttaagtagttctaacttttaggggactgatgacctcagtcctatagtgctcagagccattttgaacaaaacttcgattttggcctcAGCAACAACCTTTTGGGAGTTCATTATCAAGGAATCCGATGAAATACgcattgcgaaaaaatataatgaaccgtgacagtggttaccgaCTGAATAACGCGTGGAtacccgtcatctccgaaatttgttcgaggcgaagacgccagaagacttcgatagctgcggccagccacaataccgacggcagctgagtcttGCAGTTCCGTCAGCGAGTCTGCTGCAGctgggcggtgtggtccttctgtctccgcgacgtcaacgcatgcgcggcagtaccgtcagcgcactatataagacggagcggagaacgtcttcgtcagtcctcattCGGTTCACCTGAacatggctggcagttgtccagccgaaatatcgtggaatgaagtttacgatgaccggctgcaagcccgaaatttcttTGAATAAGGTAAATGATGATTCCTGCAGATACCAATAAATTCATACTTGTTAGCTCACACTGTCTGTGCGTTCACATCCTTCTTTCATTTACCCACTGTTGAAATCCAACAATCAAGCTGGCTAAAGGAGCAATTAGTTTTAGTTTATATTGTTGatacatttgttatttttattatagaGAAATCCTGGTTTTGAGCTCGCCACATGGCTCGTGCAGACATAGTGTGTGGGAGCACGGGTATACTTGTACCACAATATATATTTGTATCCAAACAGCTGGAAACTACATTCTAGTATATCACAATGGGCTTAAACGTGCCACGTAAGTGTTCCTTATGTTTGCATTTTGACAGATCTATTACCTTTATATTTGGTACCGGCATAATTCATATGGTAAAAATGTTTTCTGTCAGTATGCTCGAAAATGACACAATGTCGGAGTCGCAGTTCCATTAAATATTTTCAATAGCCATAAGCGGAAAGACTACATTCAATACAAACATAATCGTCAGTGGGCTAGAAACCCAGTAACATGCAGagcttggacaaaaatacggagtcaTCGTTtcatgtagttgtgagtgcatcatgtgggagctaagtgaattcgaacgtggtgcTCGATTGGCGGGTGCTTCAGTAACCAAAGGATCTTCACCTATATACACCCTCCACAAGCCacagtaaggtgcgtggcggagtgtactttctatcactacttgtcatttccattcctgttctattagcaaacagatcgagggaaaaacgactatctatatgcctccataagagctctaatttctcttgtcttatgGCCGTGGACATTACGCGAAATGCAAGTTGGTGGCAACAGGATCGTCCTGCAACCAGCTTCagatgccggctctctaaattttctcaacagcgttcctcgAAGAGAATGTCTCCTCCCCTCCAGGGTTTTTCATTTGTTCtcgaagcgtctccgtaatacaTGTGTGTTGATCGAAacgactggtaacaaatctagcagcccacctctgaattgcttcggtgtttTCCTTTAATCGACGTGATGGATAATTATTTGGTGTTTCAGTTGGCACCATATCGAAGAATTATACCACACAAAGGGAAAGCGACAAAATACAGGGAAACGACAAAGTATCATCTgctaaatcacaacgcggacgaaatcgTATGTTGAGTGATCGTCACGAAcgttcattgaagaggattgtgactaaAAATAAGAAGATGAGACTTGCAAAAGTAACTGCAGAACTAAACGCCAGTTCGGTTGGCTGATCAGACTCATCCGATGGTCCAAAGTTTGTTCCCCAATTGTGATGCCGTGTTCGAAGAGGAGATTGCCCCTTACTTGACGCATCCCCTCTGGCTACCTCaggcaccagatctcaatattgctgagcctttgtggtttactttggagagaacgGTGAGTGATCACCATCCAACTCCATCGTGGTTACCTGAACTTCCCACAAGTTTCCAGGAAGAATTGTATCAGATACTATTGAAAAACACAGGATCTGTACttatccattccaagacgactggaagcaATTTGGAATTCCAATGGGTTTTTTATGCCGTATTacgcatggtaatgtgttgcgtttttgggGTTTTCTTATTTTTGTATATTCTCTGTAAGGAGTGGAGACCAGGGCACGTTTGCATATGGGCCAATTTTAAGCAGAACGCTTTTCTTTGAGTTAAAGTTGTAGTCCAGAgaacatatttgtgtttttgtggATGGTGACTAAATGTATTTACTCAAATACCAAACTTCCTTGGGATCATACCTTTTAGAACTGAGAATAGGCTAATATGTGTTCGTTTACAGGAGATTATTTTAATTTACAAGGTACATTTGCATAATTTAAAAGCCTGGAAGTTACTACTGTAGTTTCGAAATTATTTCAGACCTGACGATGCAGTTACGTTCACGCAGTTCTGTGGCACGTCTGCGGACTATTTTTCATTGTCATCCTAACTGATATCCAAATCAAGGAAACTTGAAGACAGTCGTAGTTGCAAACATAATCTAAAAAAAAATGAGCGCACAGGAGACTAAAAaaccagattttttttaaaaaaaagctattaaaacctaatgaatctcagtctgtagAAATTAATTCTATGAGAGCAGGGACTGATAAGAACAAGAAAAACGTGGACAGGCCTACTTAATGTCATTAGTCCTGCACAAACGCAGGTTTTCTCATGATAACTATCCATGATCTTCATTTCGCTTCCGTTTATgtagtctatcatcttgtatctcctccttAATCTTCTCTCACAAACCAGTCCTTACAAAGCGTCTGTTAGCAGGCATTCGCGTCTGAACGAAAGTTCCGTcctgttcttcttcctttctcttaaaATCTGCTGCAGTCTGATAAAGAGACTGAAAATTGCTTTCATATTCACCATTTCAAAAGATACGAACAAAAAGAAATCAAGAGTATGCTCTGCGCTCGTAGGTAGGACACCGTGCCTTGTACACGTCCACCGCAGCGCTCGGTgttcacagcaccaagttacgacacctgaagatgggcgtgtaagaggccgaaaccggtcgtgagataataaaagaactttacaattgcagcggtattttcagcctctggtgTAATGCTCAGCTGCGGATGTTCCTTGAACTGGATTGTTTGTAaggcggccgctgtggtcgagcggtactaggtgcttgagtgctacggtcgcaggttcgaatcctgcctcgggcatggatgtgtgtggtgtccttaggttagttgggtttaagaaggtctaagtctaggggattgatgacctcagatgttgtcccataatgCTTAGCGCCATTTGAGCGATTTTTTTTGACTTTGCAAATTATGCTATATTAACATTTTATATGATTAAATAATTCTAAGCACgataaatataacaaaaaaatgaaAGATTCTGAAAAAATTTCGTGTACATGCGCCCTGGTCTCCCCTACTACTTTGGTTTCCAATTTTATGTGATGATAACGTTTGCTTTAAGTATGTCTGTAAATGTCAAAATGTCGAAATTGTaatcacaaaacatattttcaacagCCATAGGGAAAAGACTACATTCAAGAGAAACAGAATCGTTAGTTATGTAGAAACCCGGGAATGTAACATCTTCTGTGTGACAACATGTGGGACTTTGAGTGCAGAGCTGAAAACTCCTCTTTAATCCCCACACTGGCTTGTCAGTATGGCGAAAGTCCTAAGCTCGTTTATCCGATTCAGCCTTACACCTGAAGAATCATTTTTACAAGTACTCTAATATTATGGATATTTGGTCCACGCAGTTTTAAATTTCGAAGTCAGTCAGCTGAagtaaattgttaaaattatttgcAGCGCGACAACCTATTTGATAAAATTATTGTTTGTAGGGTGAACAGAGATAGACTGGCCAGTTATGCATGAAagtttttatttacaacagttacgCAATTAATTTGGGCAAACATTTTTGGTTGTACAAAAGTATGAAAGATGGGTGTTGCAGAGGATCAGGACAAGGTCGACTCCcactgaacgccgtgctgggcGCTGGTCCCTCGGGAAGGCTGCGGCTGGTCTCGCAGGGTCGGTGGCTGCCCTCTGGAGAGGCCTCTGCGGCGGTGGTAGTCGCCACGGCAGAGGCGCCGCCGAGGTCGGTCGCAGTCTCGGCTTCAGTCCAGAGGCGGTTCTGCTGTCAGGGCGGTGgcgtggccgccgccgccgcatcTACCCGACCGGCCAGCGCGACAGCAGTCTAGCGCTTAGCGGCGTGCCAGGTAGGTGTAGTGCGCGGGGGCGGCGAGCAGCGGCGCGTGGGCGGCCGCGACcaggggggcggcgggggcggcgaccaGGGGGGCGGCGGCAGGCACCGCCACGGGGGCGGCCACCTCGTGGTTGATGGCGTGCGCCGTGTACGAGCTGCCGTAAGGCGCCACCGCGTAGGGCAGCAGACCCGCGAGCGCGCCCGAGCACGCCAGGGACAGCACCAGCAGCACGGCGACAGCCTGCGGACACACGAGCCGGGGCGGTCACTCTACCTGCTGCGCCAGCGCCTGCTCCTCACCACTGGAGCTACAATTGCGTCTACTGTCTCCTGTTTCCTACACGTACTACTACATACCGCAAAGTGTTCTGAGCCGTCAGTTCACTGTCATCTCGGACATTACATTGTTCAGAGGATGGACATACCGTGGATACCCGCTCAGTTGGCACTCCAGTGACGGCAGTCCACAATACACTAGGAGTATGTCGTTTCGtgtattatttacagaagaatgaaaatactGGTTGATCTCGACCTCGAGAAGATCAGTTTGAGTTACGGAGAACTGCAGGATCACGAAAGGCAgttttgaccctacgacttatcttagaaggccgACTGAAGACAAGTACAGATACACCTATAGTATTGGCAGCTTGACGGAATCCTTCCACTGCGTTGTCCGGaatacactttttgagattctggAGGTAGCAGGAATGAAATACTGGGAGTTAAAGGGTATCTGCAACTTCCACAGGACCAGATTGGAGTTATACGTGTCGAAGCGCGtaaaaaggaagtgagacagggttgtagcctatccctagtGTAATTCAGTCTTTGTACTGAGCAAGCAGCTTGGAAGAACTATAGGTTGTAAGTGGACATAAGAACTGAAACTTGATGGACGATCACAATAAGAAGATAGATGGACTGAACCTCCGGAGGAACAACTTTGGACCGTCTTTGAACGAGTTTTGGTAGTAAGCACCTGATGGACAATTGGGGTTCATCTGACAATTCACAATATGACTGCAGGGAAATCCAGTCAATAGATCATTTACTTGTGCATGACGTGTATGGCTATCAGGGTGATCTGAAAGAAATACAGGGACTCTTCGATtcagccatagagtggctcaaGAATATTAGTAATACTGTATAGTGTTATAAGAACATTCGTTAAGAATATTGTAGCACATTGTAGAGCTATCAGAATATTTAAGTTAATGCACTATGAGATGAATGCTTTTGTAAATTCTGAACAAgcaaatacatacaatacataaacAGAGGAAGCAGTAAAGCAGTTCTGTAGAACTAAGAGTTTGCACGTAGCAAGTAAGAGAATATAAAAAGTTCCACATGGCAATTTAAGGCatcgcgggttgcataaaacccctaGGCAGGGGCAGCTGAGTAACCGTGTACATCAGTTGGAATTAATGAACAACCATAGCTTTTGCTGAGGAGCGTTCTGTATTGGTATTCCGATCTGAAGCACTCAGGCTTAAATGAAAATGACTATCAACAAGGACTAATCATGAAATCCCCTCGACTGATACAGAGTGGACGCGGAAAATGTAGATAAGAATGTTTTCCTCAGGGGTGGAGTCTTCATCTTCTATTGGGTACGGAGGTTGCTAATTACCAATATATCACTCTTTTTCATGAAACTTCTTCTCGAATAATGTGCCACAAATGCAAACAGCACTTATCGCATTCATATTTCTTATCTTTAGTGCTACTTTCAGTTTGGTAGAACTGACTAATAAAATTCCTCGCACAATCATGGAACAGGCAGGGTGCGTTAAAATGAATGCTGCTGagacaaaacgatttttaaaacttttttgtcttcaaacgcagacgaaagtgtgttCTGAGAGATCGTGATAGACGGGcattgaagaggattatgacgaaaGGGACACAGGTGGActatggaggaatggaagaaagtcatttgatcaaTTTCGCGATGGAATTTTTTCTCAGCGTTAGGCCTCCGATACTTTACTCTGAATATAACAAGCGAttgcatattacaaaaatataagaCTGTGCTGAGTAAGTTCTTACGATCTGAAGTGT
Coding sequences within:
- the LOC124789759 gene encoding adult cuticle protein 1-like; this translates as MARSLAVAVLLVLSLACSGALAGLLPYAVAPYGSSYTAHAINHEVAAPVAVPAAAPLVAAPAAPLVAAAHAPLLAAPAHYTYLARR